One genomic segment of Actinoplanes ianthinogenes includes these proteins:
- a CDS encoding alpha/beta fold hydrolase, whose translation MTTYVLVPGFWLGAWAWRGVAEALRGHGHEVYPLSLTGLGERAHLGRPDTDLDVHVTDVVNLLRYEDLHDVVLVGHSYAGAVVTTAAADRMTDRIAQLVFVDTGPLPDGVANDEFGTPQDRERNAALVAEHGDGWRLPPPPWAELAAAAGVGEEIVALLDERSVAHPWASATTPVRLTGAWEKLPRLGVLSSFTTEQARAMAATVPLCRHLAGDAWRFAELPTWHWPMLSRPAELARILHEASRA comes from the coding sequence ATGACGACATACGTACTGGTACCCGGATTCTGGCTGGGCGCGTGGGCCTGGCGCGGCGTTGCCGAGGCGCTGCGCGGGCACGGCCACGAGGTGTACCCGCTGAGCCTGACCGGTCTCGGCGAGCGTGCCCACCTGGGCCGCCCGGACACCGATCTCGACGTCCACGTCACCGACGTGGTGAACCTGCTGCGTTACGAGGACCTGCACGACGTCGTCCTCGTCGGGCACAGCTACGCCGGCGCGGTCGTCACCACGGCCGCCGCCGATCGGATGACCGACCGGATCGCCCAGCTGGTCTTCGTCGACACCGGCCCGCTGCCGGACGGGGTGGCCAACGACGAGTTCGGCACGCCCCAGGACCGGGAGCGCAACGCGGCGCTGGTCGCCGAGCACGGGGACGGCTGGCGGTTGCCGCCCCCGCCGTGGGCCGAGCTGGCGGCCGCCGCGGGGGTGGGCGAGGAGATCGTCGCGCTGCTCGACGAGCGGTCGGTGGCGCATCCGTGGGCGAGCGCGACCACCCCGGTCCGGCTCACCGGTGCGTGGGAGAAGCTGCCGCGCCTGGGCGTGCTGTCCAGCTTCACCACCGAGCAGGCCCGCGCGATGGCCGCCACCGTGCCGCTGTGCCGGCACCTGGCCGGCGACGCGTGGCGGTTCGCGGAGCTGCCGACCTGGCACTGGCCGATGCTCAGCCGCCCGGCGGAGCTGGCGCGGATCCTGCACGAGGCTTCGCGCGCGTAA
- a CDS encoding glycoside hydrolase family 10 protein — protein MSTAQRLRLGLLLSVVLIAALAIGAGLVRAAFYTEPAAGSLPLAANREQPVAGTPGQCAGQPVQAPRELRGMWLTTVYNLDFPSKPGLSQAQVKAEYLKWLDVAVAQHHNAIFVHVRPSGDAFWPSAYAPWSNWLTGRFDGKSPGWDPMAFMVAEAHARGLEFHAWFNPYRGTQPAPGGGSGTDAAKLAPNHPLRLHPQWRIAYPTGKNGRFYFDPGIPEARKFVEDSMLEAVQKYDVDGVHFDDFFYPYPEEGQDFPDGASYKKYGLGKSKADWRRENVNTLVREMHERLQQLKPWVKFGISPFGIWRNKSSDSGGSATNGLESYDAIYADTRKWVREGWLDYIVPQLYWTIGFDKADYTKALPWWVQTVKGTKVQLYIGMADYRVGEKGDWSDPGMLDREMALNRKYGVQGEIHFSAAQVRGDRLGAVSRYRKAHYATPALLPRLARLTATAPPTPRLTGARRTENGRLVLTASGVSTANWALYRTTGGPATLVATGHVGAEIADPKPVAKATYCLSTLDRGGNESALSPPA, from the coding sequence TTGAGCACCGCGCAACGCCTCCGGCTGGGACTGCTGTTGTCGGTGGTGCTGATCGCCGCGCTGGCGATCGGCGCCGGGCTGGTCCGGGCCGCGTTCTACACCGAGCCCGCCGCCGGGTCGCTGCCCCTGGCGGCGAACCGGGAGCAGCCGGTGGCCGGCACCCCGGGGCAGTGCGCCGGGCAGCCGGTCCAGGCGCCGCGGGAGCTGCGCGGCATGTGGCTGACCACGGTCTACAACCTGGACTTCCCCAGCAAGCCGGGGCTGAGCCAGGCGCAGGTCAAGGCCGAGTACCTGAAGTGGCTCGACGTGGCGGTCGCGCAGCACCACAACGCGATCTTCGTACACGTGCGGCCCAGCGGTGACGCGTTCTGGCCGTCCGCCTACGCGCCCTGGTCGAACTGGCTGACCGGCCGGTTCGACGGGAAGTCGCCGGGGTGGGACCCGATGGCGTTCATGGTCGCCGAGGCGCACGCCCGGGGGCTGGAGTTCCACGCCTGGTTCAACCCGTACCGGGGCACCCAGCCGGCGCCCGGGGGTGGCTCCGGGACCGACGCGGCCAAGCTGGCGCCGAACCACCCGCTGCGACTGCACCCGCAGTGGCGGATCGCGTACCCGACCGGGAAGAACGGGCGGTTCTACTTCGACCCGGGCATTCCCGAGGCCCGCAAGTTCGTCGAGGACTCGATGCTCGAGGCGGTGCAGAAGTACGACGTCGATGGCGTGCACTTCGACGACTTCTTCTACCCCTATCCGGAGGAGGGACAGGATTTTCCGGACGGGGCGTCGTACAAAAAATACGGGTTGGGGAAATCGAAGGCGGACTGGCGCCGGGAGAACGTGAACACGCTGGTCCGCGAGATGCACGAGCGGCTCCAGCAGCTCAAGCCGTGGGTGAAGTTCGGGATCAGCCCGTTCGGGATCTGGCGCAACAAGTCGTCGGACTCCGGCGGCTCCGCCACCAACGGCCTGGAGAGCTACGACGCGATCTACGCCGACACCCGGAAATGGGTCCGTGAGGGCTGGCTCGACTACATCGTGCCGCAGCTGTACTGGACCATCGGGTTCGACAAGGCGGATTACACCAAGGCGCTGCCGTGGTGGGTGCAGACGGTGAAAGGCACCAAGGTCCAGCTCTACATCGGCATGGCGGATTACCGGGTCGGTGAGAAGGGCGACTGGAGCGATCCAGGCATGCTCGACCGGGAGATGGCGCTGAACCGCAAGTACGGCGTCCAGGGCGAGATTCACTTCAGCGCCGCGCAGGTCCGCGGGGACAGGCTGGGTGCGGTCAGCCGGTACCGGAAGGCGCACTACGCGACCCCGGCGCTGCTGCCCCGGCTGGCCCGGCTGACCGCGACGGCGCCGCCGACGCCGCGGCTCACCGGGGCCAGGCGGACCGAGAACGGGCGGCTGGTGCTGACCGCGTCCGGCGTCTCGACGGCGAACTGGGCGCTGTACCGGACCACCGGTGGTCCGGCCACCCTGGTCGCCACCGGGCACGTCGGCGCCGAGATCGCCGACCCGAAGCCGGTCGCGAAGGCCACCTACTGCCTGAGCACCCTGGACCGGGGCGGCAACGAGAGCGCGCTCAGCCCGCCGGCCTGA
- the glgA gene encoding glycogen synthase, translating into MALRVDLLTREYPPEVYGGAGVHLEYLTRDLRRLADVRVHCFGAARSEEGVTAYPEPAELAGANPALRTMGVNLAMASGCAGANLVHSHTWYANFAGHTAKLLHGIPHVVTTHSLEPLRPWKAEQLGGGYALSSFCERTAIEAADAVVAVSGGMRRDVLKAYPSVDPDRIHVVYNGIDTELYSPDHGTDVVDRLGIDRSRPSVVFVGRITRQKGLPYLMRACHDLPADAQIVLLAGAPDTPEIAAEVAELAAGLQEVRSGVIWVQEMLPKHEVIQVLTHATVFVCPSIYEPMGIVNLEAMACETAVVATATGGIPEVVADGETGLLVPIEQVEDGTGTPVHPEKFVADLAATLTRVLTDPQLAERMGKAGRRRAVEHFSWARIAEDTLNVYRSVL; encoded by the coding sequence GTGGCTCTGCGTGTGGACCTCCTGACCCGTGAATACCCGCCGGAGGTGTACGGCGGCGCCGGTGTGCACCTGGAATACCTGACCAGGGACCTGCGGCGGCTCGCCGACGTGCGGGTGCACTGCTTCGGCGCGGCCCGCTCCGAGGAGGGCGTCACGGCGTACCCGGAGCCCGCCGAGCTGGCCGGGGCGAACCCCGCGCTGCGCACCATGGGGGTGAACCTCGCCATGGCGTCCGGCTGCGCGGGTGCGAACCTCGTGCACAGCCACACCTGGTATGCCAACTTCGCCGGGCACACCGCGAAACTGCTGCACGGCATCCCGCACGTGGTGACCACGCACAGCCTGGAGCCGCTGCGCCCGTGGAAGGCGGAGCAGCTCGGCGGGGGTTATGCCCTGTCGTCGTTCTGCGAGCGGACCGCGATCGAGGCGGCCGACGCCGTCGTCGCGGTGTCCGGCGGGATGCGGCGGGACGTGCTGAAGGCGTACCCGTCGGTCGACCCCGACAGGATCCACGTGGTCTACAACGGCATCGACACCGAGCTGTACTCGCCGGACCACGGGACCGATGTGGTCGACCGGCTCGGCATCGACCGGAGCCGGCCGAGTGTCGTCTTCGTGGGCCGGATCACCCGGCAGAAGGGCCTGCCCTACCTCATGCGGGCCTGCCACGACCTGCCCGCCGACGCCCAGATCGTCCTGCTGGCCGGTGCGCCCGACACCCCGGAGATCGCCGCCGAGGTCGCCGAGCTCGCGGCCGGGTTGCAAGAGGTCCGCAGCGGCGTGATCTGGGTGCAGGAGATGCTGCCCAAGCACGAGGTCATCCAGGTGCTCACGCACGCCACCGTCTTCGTCTGCCCGTCGATCTACGAGCCGATGGGCATCGTCAACCTGGAGGCGATGGCCTGCGAGACCGCGGTCGTCGCCACCGCCACCGGCGGCATCCCCGAGGTGGTCGCGGACGGCGAGACCGGCCTGCTGGTCCCGATCGAGCAGGTCGAGGACGGCACCGGCACGCCGGTGCACCCGGAGAAGTTCGTCGCCGACCTGGCCGCCACGCTGACCCGGGTGCTCACCGACCCGCAGCTCGCCGAGCGGATGGGCAAGGCCGGTCGCCGCCGCGCCGTCGAGCACTTCAGCTGGGCCCGGATCGCCGAGGACACGCTGAACGTCTACCGGTCGGTGCTTTGA
- a CDS encoding putative bifunctional diguanylate cyclase/phosphodiesterase → MQIRSSSVAWWCALAVGVVAVTAAQLLGAPGPVFFAIQLAGVALTLRRRTHPGWLLLAGAHTAGVLAAAFWTLGPVTPSNTPQGLTLIPLYALATAGTMLLTRRRRRTTSRAELGVEAGAVVLGLAMLSWSFVVLPYLGAPGYQQVSNALAGLYALVDLILLVAVLRIRSWLLRGSGALLLGAHLLYAATDGAGTAPFLPGGTSFLLIQYAGVVATAAALHPGAARLGGTEPRPGRNKLAGIVATAIVGPLLPVVSRPGDPLAYIPALLTAALCGLLVLRIWLLARDAGERAAALRSAMDEQAALQRRLAYRAGHDALTGLANRELLLEHVDRARCLLLCSLDGFKEVNDTYGHQVGDEVLRRLAGRLLLFAPEAVLVARLGGDEFGLLLTDPDQAEELAGRVLETVSRVPVTVGERRIHLTASVGLADGVPENLLGDADLALRAAKLAGGARLARFDDSLRAQQSERARIAAGLRQGLADGSLFLHYQPVVDPATGRMTGVEALMRWRRDGELVPPAVFIPVAEQTGLIGQLGELALRLACTRAAPWYRRHGIYVTVNVSTHQLRDPGFAGTVLGILAETGMPGAGLVLEITESVLIDAADTPVLGTLREHGIRIAIDDFGTGYSSLAYLRRLPVDILKIDRSFIDDVSFTRAILQLAQSQDLVTVAEGVETATQADQLRELRCDLVQGYHFGRPTDAEIIESLIRESSATAA, encoded by the coding sequence GTGCAGATCCGGAGCAGCAGCGTGGCGTGGTGGTGCGCCCTCGCCGTCGGCGTGGTGGCGGTCACCGCCGCGCAGCTGCTCGGCGCACCCGGCCCGGTCTTCTTCGCGATCCAGCTGGCCGGCGTCGCGCTCACCCTGCGGCGCCGCACGCATCCCGGCTGGTTGCTGCTGGCCGGGGCGCACACCGCCGGCGTGCTCGCGGCCGCGTTCTGGACGCTGGGCCCGGTCACCCCGAGCAACACGCCGCAGGGCCTCACCCTGATCCCGCTCTACGCGCTGGCCACCGCCGGGACCATGCTGCTCACCCGGCGCCGGCGGCGCACCACCAGCCGGGCCGAGCTCGGCGTCGAGGCCGGCGCGGTGGTTCTCGGGCTGGCCATGCTGTCCTGGTCGTTCGTGGTGCTGCCGTACCTCGGTGCGCCCGGCTACCAGCAGGTGAGCAACGCGCTGGCGGGGCTCTACGCGCTGGTCGACCTGATCCTGCTGGTCGCCGTGCTGCGCATCCGGTCCTGGCTGCTGCGCGGCTCCGGGGCGCTCCTGCTCGGCGCGCACCTGCTGTACGCCGCCACCGACGGCGCCGGCACCGCGCCCTTCCTGCCCGGCGGCACGTCGTTCCTGCTGATCCAGTACGCCGGGGTGGTGGCCACCGCCGCCGCGCTGCACCCGGGAGCGGCCCGGCTGGGCGGGACCGAGCCGCGCCCCGGGCGGAACAAGCTGGCCGGGATCGTGGCCACCGCGATCGTCGGCCCGCTGCTGCCGGTGGTCAGCCGGCCCGGCGACCCGCTCGCGTACATTCCGGCGCTGCTCACCGCGGCGCTCTGCGGGCTGCTGGTGCTGCGTATCTGGCTGCTGGCCCGGGACGCCGGCGAGCGGGCCGCCGCGCTGCGCTCCGCCATGGACGAGCAGGCGGCGTTGCAGCGGCGGCTGGCGTACCGGGCCGGGCACGACGCGCTGACCGGGCTGGCCAACCGGGAGCTGCTGCTCGAGCACGTCGACCGGGCCCGCTGCCTGCTGCTCTGTTCCCTGGACGGGTTCAAGGAGGTCAATGACACCTATGGGCATCAGGTCGGCGACGAGGTGCTGCGCCGGCTGGCCGGGCGGCTGCTGCTGTTCGCCCCGGAGGCGGTCCTGGTGGCGCGGCTCGGCGGGGACGAGTTCGGACTGTTGCTGACCGATCCGGATCAGGCGGAGGAGTTGGCCGGGCGGGTGCTGGAGACGGTGAGCCGGGTGCCGGTGACGGTGGGCGAGCGGCGGATCCACCTGACGGCCAGTGTGGGGCTGGCGGACGGCGTACCGGAAAATCTCCTGGGCGATGCGGACCTCGCGCTGCGAGCGGCCAAATTGGCGGGTGGCGCCCGCCTTGCTCGCTTCGACGACTCGTTGCGCGCCCAGCAGAGCGAGCGGGCCCGGATCGCCGCCGGGCTGCGCCAGGGGCTGGCCGACGGATCGCTGTTCCTGCACTACCAGCCGGTGGTGGACCCGGCGACCGGCCGGATGACCGGTGTGGAGGCGCTGATGCGCTGGCGGCGCGACGGCGAGCTGGTGCCGCCCGCGGTCTTCATCCCGGTGGCCGAGCAGACCGGCCTGATCGGTCAGCTCGGCGAGCTGGCGCTGCGGCTGGCCTGCACGCGGGCCGCGCCGTGGTACCGGCGGCACGGGATCTACGTGACCGTGAACGTCTCCACCCATCAGCTGCGCGACCCGGGCTTCGCCGGCACCGTGCTGGGCATCCTGGCCGAGACCGGGATGCCGGGCGCCGGACTGGTCCTGGAGATCACCGAGTCGGTGCTGATCGACGCGGCCGACACCCCGGTGCTCGGGACGCTGCGTGAGCACGGCATCCGGATCGCCATCGACGACTTCGGCACCGGGTACTCGTCGCTGGCCTACCTGCGCCGGCTGCCGGTGGACATCCTGAAGATCGACCGATCGTTCATCGACGACGTCAGCTTCACCCGGGCCATCCTGCAACTGGCGCAGAGCCAGGACCTGGTCACGGTGGCCGAGGGGGTGGAGACCGCGACCCAGGCGGACCAGCTCAGAGAGCTGCGCTGCGATCTCGTGCAGGGGTACCATTTCGGGCGGCCGACCGACGCGGAGATCATCGAGTCATTGATTCGAGAGAGCAGCGCCACTGCGGCTTAA
- the glgC gene encoding glucose-1-phosphate adenylyltransferase yields MAVKVLAIVLAGGEGKRLMPLTADRAKPGVPFGGIYRMIDFVLSNLANAGYLKIVVLTQYKSHSLDRHISKTWRMSTLLGNYVTPVPAQQRLGPRWFAGSADAIYQSLNLINDESPDYVIVFGADHIYRMDPKQMVNDHIASGAAVTVAGIRQPLSLADQFGVIEVGPDGRKISAFREKPRDAVGLADSPDEVYASMGNYVFTTRALCEAVTADAENPDSKHDMGGNIIPMLVERGEANVYDFRDNDVPGATDRDRGYWRDVGTLDSFYEAHMDLIATLPIFNLYNHEWPIFTNYGSWPPAKFVHGYDDRQGRAIDSMISPGVVVSGALVERSVISPNVRVNSWAHVDGAVLMEGVSVGRRAVIRNAIIDKNVNIPEGAQIGVDLDRDRKLYTVSDNGIVVIGKNQRVEL; encoded by the coding sequence ATGGCTGTCAAGGTGCTTGCGATCGTCCTGGCCGGTGGAGAAGGCAAGCGCCTGATGCCCCTGACGGCGGACCGGGCCAAGCCCGGTGTGCCGTTCGGCGGCATCTACCGGATGATCGATTTCGTCCTCTCCAACCTCGCCAACGCCGGATATCTCAAGATCGTCGTGCTGACGCAGTACAAGTCGCACTCGCTCGACCGGCACATCTCCAAGACCTGGCGGATGTCGACCCTGCTGGGCAACTACGTCACACCCGTCCCGGCCCAGCAGCGGCTCGGCCCGCGCTGGTTCGCCGGCTCCGCCGACGCGATCTACCAGAGCCTCAACCTGATCAACGACGAGTCCCCGGACTACGTGATCGTCTTCGGCGCCGACCACATCTACCGGATGGACCCGAAGCAGATGGTCAACGACCACATCGCCTCGGGCGCCGCGGTCACCGTCGCCGGGATCCGCCAGCCGCTCTCGCTCGCCGACCAGTTCGGCGTGATCGAGGTCGGTCCGGACGGTCGCAAGATCTCCGCCTTCCGGGAGAAACCGCGGGATGCGGTCGGTCTGGCCGACTCCCCCGACGAGGTCTACGCGTCGATGGGCAACTACGTCTTCACCACCCGCGCCCTCTGCGAGGCCGTGACCGCCGACGCGGAGAACCCGGACAGCAAGCACGACATGGGCGGCAACATCATCCCGATGCTGGTCGAGCGCGGCGAGGCGAACGTCTACGACTTCCGCGACAACGACGTGCCCGGCGCGACCGATCGCGATCGCGGCTACTGGCGCGACGTGGGCACGCTCGACTCGTTCTACGAGGCGCACATGGACCTGATCGCCACCCTGCCGATCTTCAATCTGTACAACCACGAGTGGCCGATCTTCACGAACTACGGCTCGTGGCCGCCGGCCAAGTTCGTGCACGGCTACGACGACCGGCAGGGCCGCGCCATCGACTCGATGATCTCCCCCGGCGTGGTCGTGTCCGGCGCCCTGGTCGAGCGGTCGGTCATCTCGCCGAACGTGCGGGTCAACTCGTGGGCGCACGTGGACGGCGCGGTGTTGATGGAGGGCGTCTCGGTGGGCCGTCGCGCGGTCATCCGCAACGCCATCATCGACAAGAACGTGAACATTCCCGAGGGCGCGCAGATCGGGGTCGATCTCGACCGGGACCGCAAGCTCTACACCGTCAGCGACAACGGCATCGTGGTGATCGGGAAGAACCAGCGCGTCGAGCTTTGA